A region from the Carassius auratus strain Wakin unplaced genomic scaffold, ASM336829v1 scaf_tig00216060, whole genome shotgun sequence genome encodes:
- the LOC113097009 gene encoding uncharacterized protein LOC113097009 codes for MADKCHLCLLGLIFLSSLLTGSSGVNETSVFISSGEDVRLPCNNALSDCKSTTWNYERFRDSAAVELFAGGRKKTDTERHERLSLESDCSLNINNVTKRDGGLYFCRQYVNNEQQGTDARVFLHVLHVSSSSSQTEVSAGRTVTFSCQFYSYAGVSCDDWIHSERIELFWVNQGGLKLTKSDSRYRISAPGQCIISLKTTILNEVDNREWRCNVTQRNQLRTSTTYTGKSSVSSSNSETTSRHTPTAADIQVIEIIVKFAVFAVFAAPTVILLQIICDRRAENKAKLPTTKKY; via the exons TCCAGTGGAGTGAATGAGACTTCTGTGTTCATCAGTTCTGGTGAAGATGTCCGTCTGCCCTGTAATAATGCTCTTTCTGACTGTAAATCAACTACATGGAACTATGAAAGATTCAGAGATTCAGCAGCAGTTGAACTGTTTGCTGGAGGGAGAaagaagacagacacagagagacatgagagactgagtctggagtctgactgctctctgaacatcaaCAATGTCACAAAACGAGATGGTGGACTTTACTTCTGCAGACAATATGTGAATAATGAACAACAGGGAACTGATGCTCGTGTTTttctgcatgttcttcatg tcTCTTCTTCATCCTCACAGACTGAGGTCAGTGCAGGCCGGACTGTGACTTTTTCCTGTCAGTTTTATTCATATGCTGGGGTCAGTTGTGACGATTGGATACATTCTGAGCGAATTGAGTTGTTCTGGGTGAATCAGGGTGGTCTTAAACTGACAAAATCAGACTCTAGATATCGGATATCGGCTCCAGGTCAGTGTATCATCTCTCTGAAGACAACAATCCTGAATGAAGTTGACAACAGAGAGTGGAGATGcaatgttactcaaagaaatcaACTCCGAACCTCAACCACATATACTGGCAAGAGTTCAG TCAGCAGCTCAAACTCCGAGACGACATCAAGACACACTCCAACAGCAGCTGATATACAAG TGATCGAGATTATTGTTAAGTTTGCAGTATTTGCAGTGTTTGCTGCTCCTACAGTGATTCTTCTTCAGATCATCTGTGACAGAAGAGCTG aaaacaaagcaaaactcCCCACCACAAAGAAATACTGA
- the LOC113097010 gene encoding uncharacterized protein LOC113097010, which yields MADKCHLCLLGLIFLSSLLTGSRGVNETSVFISSGEDVRLPCNNALPDCKSTTWNYERFRDSAAVELFAGGRKKTDIEKHERLSLGSDCSLNINNVTKRDGGLYFCRQYVNNEQQGTEARVFLHVLHVSSSSSQTEVSAGRTVTFSCQFNSYAGVTCDDWIRSERIELFWVNQGGVKLTKSDSRYQISAPGHCIISLKTTILNEDHNREWRCNVTQRNQLQTSTTYTGKSSESVCYAGVFVVSYID from the exons atGGCTGATAAGTGTCACTTGTGTCTACTGGGActgatctttctctcttcacttctcacAG gtTCCAGGGGAGTGAATGAAACTTCTGTGTTCATCAGTTCTGGTGAAGATGTCCGTCTGCCCTGTAATAATGCTCTTCCTGACTGTAAATCAACTACATGGAACTATGAAAGATTCAGAGATTCAGCAGCAGTTGAACTGTTTGCTGGAGGGAGAAAGAAGACAGACATAGAGAAACATGAGAGACTGAGTCTGgggtctgactgctctctgaacatcaaCAATGTCACAAAACGAGATGGTGGACTTTACTTCTGCAGACAATATGTGAATAATGAACAACAGGGAACTGAGGCTCGTGTTTttctgcatgttcttcatg TCTCTTCTTCATCCTCACAGACTGAGGTCAGTGCAGGCCGGACTGTGACTTTTTCCTGTCAGTTTAATTCATATGCTGGGGTCACTTGTGACGATTGGATCCGTTCTGAGCGAATTGAGTTGTTCTGGGTGAACCAGGGTGGTGTTAAACTGACAAAATCAGACTCCAGATATCAGATATCAGCTCCAGGTCACTGTATCATCTCTCTGAAGACAACAATCCTGAATGAAGATCACAACAGAGAGTGGAGATGcaatgttactcaaagaaatcaGCTCCAAACCTCAACCACATATACTGGCAAGAGTTCAG AAAGTGTCTGTTATGCTGGTGTTTTTGTGGTTTCTTACATAGACTGA
- the LOC113096994 gene encoding zinc finger protein OZF-like, which produces MMFVKEESEENSSETEKLRIKQEEPETWRIKQEEPETWRMKQEEPETCRLNEEEPETCRLNDEEPETRRIKSEEPKMLRIKEEEPAAKPIEKKTRGTRRPNESERRRDLNEVEKKHQHQKDHNITAGEKSVSCSIQITDVERPFSCSPCGNTFKQKGRYMKRIRIHSEEKSFSCAQCGHTFTRKANLKKHMLIHSGIKPYSCSQCGKSFTQKWQLKDHLLTHSSEKPFVCSHCGNTFTRKTNLKTHMLIHTGIKPYSCSQCGNTFTRKTNLKTHMLIHTGIKSYRCSECGKSFTQKGHLNDHVVSHSSEKHFSCSQCGKSFKHKVSLMKHIRIHSGEKPFSCSQCGNRFTCNENLKNHMLIHIKPFTCSQCGKSFTCKRGFNHHRRIHTREMPYQTIPTK; this is translated from the exons atgatgtttgttaaagaggagagtgaagagaacTCGAGTGAAACAGAAAAactgagaataaaacaagaggaaccagaaacctggagaataaaacaagaggaaccagaaacctggagaatgaaacaggaggaaccagaaacctgcagatTAAatgaagaggaaccagaaacctgcagatTAAATgatgaggaaccagaaaccaggaGAATAAAATCTGAGGAACCAAAAATGTTGAGAATAAAAGAGGAGGAACCAGCAGCAAAACCCATTGAGaaaaaaacacgaggaaccagaag gcCCAATGAAAGTGAAAGAAGAAGAGATCTGAATGAGGTGGAGAAGAAACATCAGCATCAGAAAGATCATAATATCACTGCTGGAGAAAAATCAGTGAGTTGCAGCATTCAAATAACAGATGTCGAAAGACCTTTCAGCTGCTCTCCATGTGGAAACACTTTCAAACAGAAAGGACGCTATATGAAACGCATCAGAATTCATAGTGAGGAAAAGTCTTTCAGCTGCGCTCAGTGTGGACACACTTTCACACGTAAAGCAAACCTTAAGAaacacatgttaattcatagtggGATAAAGCCTtacagctgctctcagtgtggaaagagtttcacacagaAATGGCAACTTAAGGATCATCTGCTAACGCACTCTTCAGAAAAGCCTTTCGTCTGCTCTCACTGTGGAAACACTTTCACACGTAAAACAAATCTGAAGAcacacatgttaattcataccgGAATAAAGCCTtacagctgctctcagtgtggaaacactttcacACGTAAAACAAATCTTAAGACACATatgttaattcatactgggataaagtCTTACAGGTGCTctgagtgtggaaagagctttacACAGAAAGGACACCTTAATGATCATGTGGTTAGTCACTCTTCAGAAAAGCATTTCagttgctctcagtgtggaaagtctTTCAAACATAAAGTAAGCCTTATGAAACACATCAGAATCCATAGTGGggaaaagcctttcagctgctctcagtgtggaaaccgTTTCACATGTAATGAAAACCTTAAgaatcacatgttaattcatataaaacCTTTCACCtgttctcagtgtggaaagagtttcacctGTAAACGAGGATTTAATCATCACAGGAGAATTCACACTAGAGAGATGCCTTACCAGACAATTCCTACAAAGTAA